In one window of Gossypium hirsutum isolate 1008001.06 chromosome A01, Gossypium_hirsutum_v2.1, whole genome shotgun sequence DNA:
- the LOC121225550 gene encoding probable carboxylesterase 16 codes for MYILEINQLRKFLFELFLAIITAAIRKSPFDAFKTFNELNPSISDRHQWRQRYPTSFEFHSSSKLSPLFTILLFSSKMPSLAVKLYSIFFKFQQRYTLHNLTQIPVHAVDPFGITSRREESTAASNPSFYEGVATKDIHIDPFSSLCIRIFLPATVVNFDPTTIIEDKSKDGAFIYSGYSPQARTKHKRLPVVLQFHGGAFVGGSNDSVRNDAFCRRIANLCDVIVVAVGYRLAPESRYPAAFDDGLKVLNWLAKEANLAECGKWMGNGNRNGRRRADAHVFDGFGASMAEPWLAAHGDPSRCVLLGVSSGANIADYVARKAVEAGKLLDPVKVVAQVLMYPFFIGSSPTASEIKLANSYFYDKSMCMQTWKLFLPEEKFDLDHPAANPLIPGREPPLKFMPPTLTVVAEQDWMRDRAIAYSEELRRANIDAPLLEYKDAVHEFATLDVLLQTPLAQACAEDIAIWVKKYISLRGHEFSY; via the exons atgtacatTCTAGAAATTAATCAACTCAGAAAGTTCCTATTCGAACTTTTTCTGGCTATTATCACAGCAGCCATTAGAAAGTCCCCATTTGACGCCTTCAAGACTTTCAACGAATTGAACCCTTCTATCTCCGATCGTCATCAATGGCGTCAACGTTATCCcacaagttttgaattccattcTTCTTCAAAGTTATCTCCGTTGTTTACCATTTTATTGTTTTCATCAAAGATGCCAAGCTTAGCGGTAAAACTGTATAGCATCTTCTTCAAGTTCCAGCAAAGATATACGCTACATAATCTAACGCAAATTCCTGTTCACGCCGTCGATCCTTTTGGCATAACTTCCCGGCGTGAAGAATCGACGGCCGCAAGCAACCCTTCCTTCTATGAAGGCGTCGCCACCAAGGACATCCACATCGACCCTTTTTCATCTCTCTGCATCCGGATTTTCCTTCCCGCCACGGTGGTTAACTTCGATCCGACGACAATAATCGAAGACAAAAGCAAAGATGGTGCTTTTATTTACAGTGGCTACTCTCCTCAGGCTAGAACAAAGCACAAGAGACTACCGGTGGTATTACAGTTTCACGGCGGGGCTTTTGTCGGCGGAAGCAATGATAGTGTAAGGAACGACGCGTTTTGTCGGAGGATTGCCAATCTTTGTGATGTGATCGTCGTTGCAGTCGGTTATAGGCTGGCCCCGGAGAGCCGGTATCCGGCGGCGTTTGACGACGGTTTGAAAGTGTTGAATTGGTTGGCGAAGGAGGCGAATTTGGCGGAGTGTGGGAAGTGGATGGGGAATGGGAATAGGAATGGGAGAAGGAGAGCGGATGCTCATGTTTTTGATGGGTTCGGTGCATCCATGGCTGAACCTTGGTTGGCTGCTCATGGAGATCCCTCTAG GTGTGTACTCCTCGGGGTAAGCAGTGGTGCAAACATAGCAGACTATGTGGCTCGAAAGGCTGTTGAGGCAGGGAAGCTATTGGATCCTGTTAAGGTAGTGGCACAAGTCCTGATGTATCCATTTTTCATCGGAAGCAGTCCCACGGCTTCGGAAATTAAACTGGCAAACTCCTACTTCTATGACAAGTCTATGTGCATGCAGACATGGAAACTTTTTCTGCCTGAGGAAAAATTCGACCTCGATCATCCAGCTGCCAACCCTTTAATCCCTGGGAGAGAGCCTCCTCTGAAGTTCATGCCCCCGACACTGACAGTTGTTGCGGAGCAAGACTGGATGAGGGATCGAGCCATTGCTTATTCCGAGGAACTTCGGAGGGCTAACATAGATGCTCCCCTTCTTGAATACAAGGATGCAGTTCATGAGTTTGCAACTCTTGATGTGCTCCTTCAGACACCACTAGCACAAGCATGTGCTGAAGATATTGCTATATGGGTCAAGAAATATATATCACTCAGAGGCCATGAGTTTTCTTACTGA